One Suricata suricatta isolate VVHF042 chromosome X, meerkat_22Aug2017_6uvM2_HiC, whole genome shotgun sequence genomic region harbors:
- the RAB33A gene encoding ras-related protein Rab-33A isoform X1, which produces MAQPILGHGSLQPASAAGLASLELDSSLDQYVQIRIFKIIVIGDSNVGKTCLTFRFCGGTFPDKTEATIGVDFREKTVEIEGEKIKVIQTVQVWDTAGQERFRKSMVEHYYRNVHAVVFVYDVTKMTSFTNLKMWIQECNGHAVPPLVPKVLVGNKCDLREQIQVPSNLALKFADAHNMLLFETSAKDPKESQNVESIFMCLACRLKAQKSLLYRDAERQQGKVQKLEFPQEANSKASCPC; this is translated from the exons ATGGCGCAGCCCATCCTGGGCCATGGGAGCCTGCAGCCCGCCTCTGCCGCTGGCCTGGCGTCCCTGGAGCTCGACTCGTCGCTGGACCAGTACGTGCAGATTCGCATCTTCAAAATCATCGTGATTGGGGACTCCAACGTGGGCAAGACCTGTCTGACCTTCCGTTTCTGCGGGGGGACCTTCCCAGACAAGACTGAGGCCACCATTGGCGTGGACTTCAGGGAGAAGACCGTGGAAATTGAGGGCGAGAAGATCAAGGTGATCCAGACG GTTCAAGTATGGGACACAGCAGGTCAGGAACGCTTCCGCAAGAGCATGGTGGAGCATTACTACCGCAATGTGCATGCAGTGGTCTTCGTCTATGACGTCACTAAGATGACATCCTTCACCAACCTCAAAATGTGGATCCAAGAATGCAATGGGCATGCTGTGCCCCCACTAGTCCCCAAAGTGCTTGTGGGCAACAAGTGTGACTTGAGGGAACAGATCCAGGTACCCTCCAACTTAGCCCTGAAATTTGCCGATGCCCACAACATGCTCTTGTTTGAGACTTCAGCCAAGGACCCCAAAGAGAGCCAGAACGTGGAGTCAATTTTCATGTGCCTGGCTTGCCGATTAAAGGCTCAGAAGTCCCTGCTCTATCGTGATGCTGAGAGGCAGCAGGGGAAGGTGCAGAAACTGGAGTTCCCACAGGAAGCTAACAGCAAAGCTTCCTGTCCTTGTTGA
- the RAB33A gene encoding ras-related protein Rab-33A isoform X2: MAQPILGHGSLQPASAAGLASLELDSSLDQYVQIRIFKIIVIGDSNVGKTCLTFRFCGGTFPDKTEATIGVDFREKTVEIEGEKIKVQVWDTAGQERFRKSMVEHYYRNVHAVVFVYDVTKMTSFTNLKMWIQECNGHAVPPLVPKVLVGNKCDLREQIQVPSNLALKFADAHNMLLFETSAKDPKESQNVESIFMCLACRLKAQKSLLYRDAERQQGKVQKLEFPQEANSKASCPC; this comes from the exons ATGGCGCAGCCCATCCTGGGCCATGGGAGCCTGCAGCCCGCCTCTGCCGCTGGCCTGGCGTCCCTGGAGCTCGACTCGTCGCTGGACCAGTACGTGCAGATTCGCATCTTCAAAATCATCGTGATTGGGGACTCCAACGTGGGCAAGACCTGTCTGACCTTCCGTTTCTGCGGGGGGACCTTCCCAGACAAGACTGAGGCCACCATTGGCGTGGACTTCAGGGAGAAGACCGTGGAAATTGAGGGCGAGAAGATCAAG GTTCAAGTATGGGACACAGCAGGTCAGGAACGCTTCCGCAAGAGCATGGTGGAGCATTACTACCGCAATGTGCATGCAGTGGTCTTCGTCTATGACGTCACTAAGATGACATCCTTCACCAACCTCAAAATGTGGATCCAAGAATGCAATGGGCATGCTGTGCCCCCACTAGTCCCCAAAGTGCTTGTGGGCAACAAGTGTGACTTGAGGGAACAGATCCAGGTACCCTCCAACTTAGCCCTGAAATTTGCCGATGCCCACAACATGCTCTTGTTTGAGACTTCAGCCAAGGACCCCAAAGAGAGCCAGAACGTGGAGTCAATTTTCATGTGCCTGGCTTGCCGATTAAAGGCTCAGAAGTCCCTGCTCTATCGTGATGCTGAGAGGCAGCAGGGGAAGGTGCAGAAACTGGAGTTCCCACAGGAAGCTAACAGCAAAGCTTCCTGTCCTTGTTGA